One part of the Pseudomonadota bacterium genome encodes these proteins:
- a CDS encoding DNA-binding response regulator produces the protein MDRFTPGRWSEPLLQIPGGSSAENCCTVLRRAPPWRQAARPAPAKPCVVSSSGSGRRVLVVDDEEAIVDFVVMGLGYEGFETASAAGGREALEKFHDFRPDVVILDWMLPDLDGLEVCRRIRSMSDAGIVMLTARGELEDRVAGLETGADDYLPKPFKFQELLARVRALLRRSGKAPTTVLAHEDLEVDTLRRRVTRGTREIELTPREYDLLELLARRPGQVFTRDQILGRLWGGDFHGDTNVVEVHVSALRAKLADTERRLIRTVRGVGYALGR, from the coding sequence ATGGACAGATTCACCCCTGGAAGATGGTCGGAGCCTCTTCTTCAAATCCCTGGGGGTTCCTCTGCCGAGAACTGTTGCACTGTCTTGCGTCGCGCGCCCCCTTGGCGGCAGGCCGCAAGGCCGGCCCCCGCGAAGCCCTGCGTCGTGAGCAGCAGCGGTTCTGGCAGGCGTGTCCTCGTGGTCGACGACGAGGAGGCCATCGTCGATTTTGTCGTGATGGGCCTGGGATACGAGGGGTTCGAGACCGCGTCGGCGGCCGGCGGACGCGAGGCCCTCGAGAAGTTCCATGACTTCCGCCCCGACGTGGTGATCCTCGACTGGATGCTCCCTGATCTCGATGGTCTCGAGGTGTGTCGTCGCATCCGGAGCATGTCCGATGCAGGCATCGTCATGCTGACGGCGCGCGGAGAGCTCGAGGACCGGGTGGCCGGTCTGGAGACCGGGGCAGACGACTACCTGCCCAAGCCCTTCAAGTTCCAGGAGCTCCTCGCTCGGGTGAGAGCCCTGCTGCGCAGGTCGGGCAAGGCGCCGACGACCGTGCTCGCACACGAAGACCTCGAGGTCGACACCCTCCGGCGACGCGTGACCCGTGGCACGCGGGAGATCGAGCTGACGCCGCGGGAATACGACCTCCTCGAGCTGCTCGCTCGACGCCCCGGGCAGGTCTTCACGCGCGACCAGATCCTCGGTCGGCTGTGGGGCGGCGACTTCCACGGCGATACCAACGTGGTCGAGGTTCACGTGAGCGCATTGCGCGCCAAGCTGGCCGACACCGAGCGCCGCCTCATCCGAACGGTGCGCGGCGTGGGATACGCGCTCGGACGCTGA